The following proteins are encoded in a genomic region of Limanda limanda chromosome 22, fLimLim1.1, whole genome shotgun sequence:
- the LOC132996162 gene encoding eukaryotic initiation factor 4A-I, whose product MSAESEHRDNGPEGMEPDGIIESNWNEIVDSFDDMHLCEALLRGIYAYGFEKPSAIQQRAIMPCIKCYDVIAQAQSGTGKTATFAISILQQIDVEQKCTQALVLAPTRELAQQIQKVVLALGDYMGANCYACIGGTNIRSEVQKLQAEAPHIVVGTPGRVFDMLTRKNLSSKNIKMFVLDEADEMLSRGFKDQIYEIFQKLSSNTQVVLLSATMPTDVLEVTKKFMREPVRILVKKEELTLEGIRQFYINVEKEEWKLDTLCDLYETLTITQAVIFINTRRKVDWLTEKMHARDFTVSALHGDMDQKERDLIMREFRSGSSRVLITTDLLARGIDVQQVSLVINYDLPTNRENYIHRIGRGGRFGRKGVAINMVTEDDKRTLRDIETFYNTTVEEMPMNVADLI is encoded by the exons ATGTCGGCTGAAAGTGAACATAG AGACAATGGCCCAGAGGGCATGGAACCAGATGGGATCATTGAG AGCAACTGGAATGAGATCGTGGACAGTTTTGATGATATGCACCTGTGCGAGGCTCTGCTCAGGGGAATCTACGCCTACGGTTTTGAGAAGCCTTCCGCTATTCAGCAGAGAGCCATTATGCCTTGTATCAAGT GTTATGATGTGATTGCTCAGGCACAGTCTGGCACTGGTAAGACTGCCACCTTTGCCATATCCATCCTTCAGCAGATTGATGTGGAGCAGAAATGCACTCAGGCTCTGGTTCTGGCTCCCACTAGGGAGCTGGCTCAGCAG ATCCAGAAGGTGGTGCTGGCCCTGGGGGACTACATGGGAGCAAATTGCTATGCCTGTATCGGAGGGACCAACATTCGCAGTGAAGTCCAGAAGCTGCAGGCTGAAGCCCCTCACATTGTAGTGGGAACCCCTGGCCGTGTCTTCGACATGTTAACTCGCAAAAACCTGT ctTCAAAGAACatcaaaatgtttgtgttggatGAGGCTGATGAGATGCTTAGTCGAGGATTTAAGGACCAGATCTATGAGATTTTCCAGAAACTTTCAAGCAACACGCAG gttgtcCTTCTGTCGGCCACCATGCCAACTGATGTTTTGGAGGTCACAAAGAAATTCATGCGTGAGCCTGTCCGAATCTTGGTGAAGAAAGAGGAGCTGACCCTTGAGGGTATCCGCCAGTTCTACATCAATGTggagaaagag GAGTGGAAGCTGGACACGCTTTGTGACTTGTACGAAACCCTGACCATCACACAAGCTGTCATCTTCATCAACACAAGGAGGAAAGTAGACTGGCTCACTGAGAAGATGCATGCCAGAGACTTCACTGTGTCTGCTCTG CACGGTGACATGGACCAGAAGGAGAGAGACTTGATCATGAGGGAGTTCCGCTCTGGCTCCAGTCGAGTCCTTATCACCACTGACCTGCTG GCCAGAGGTATTGATGTCCAGCAAGTGTCCCTAGTCATCAACTATGACTTGCCAACCAACAGGGAAAACTACATTCACAG GATTGGACGAGGAGGTCGTTTCGGCAGGAAGGGAGTAGCCATCAACATGGTGACTGAAGATGACAAGCGAACCCTAAGGGACATTGAGACCTTCTACAACACCACCGTCGAGGAGATGCCCATGAATGTGGCTGATCTTATCTAG